One part of the Alligator mississippiensis isolate rAllMis1 chromosome 3, rAllMis1, whole genome shotgun sequence genome encodes these proteins:
- the PRLR gene encoding prolactin receptor, with protein MQQNLMLPVQFTLLLFLNMVYLNGQSPPGKPEVLRCRSPEKETLACWWKPGSDGGLPTNYTLLYNKEGEEQINECLDYRTAGPNSCYFDKKHTSLWTTYNITVRATNELGTNISDPHYVDVASIVQPTAPVDLSLEVKQTAGILYLWAKWSPPPLINVRPRWLILYYELRLKPEGKEEWQTIFVGQQTQYKVLKLYPGLKYVVQVRCIPDRGEWSEWSLESYIRIPKGQSAPGKPEIMRCRSPEKETFTCWWKPGSDGGLPTNYTLNYYKEGEELINECPDYKTAGPNSCYFDKKHTSLWTIYNITVKATNRMGSSISDPHYVDVTYIVQPDPPMNVIPAVGIQDGKPYLLVKWSPPPLADVRSGWLTLIYELRLKTEGEEWETFLVGQQTQYKIFSLNPGNKYIVQVHCKPDHHGAWSEWSQEKYIQLPSDFRMKDLIVWIFVGLLSSVICLIMIWMMVLKGYSMVSCILPPVPGPKIKGFDTHLLETGKSEELLSALGCQGFPPTSNSQDLLIEFLEVDDSEDQQLMPSHDKGHSSKNMKLVHKEMDSDSGRGSCDSPSLLSERCREARIPAPAFQTPNTGEIQENFAKNNRWEMQSTKVEGNVLCSNTSSPKSSTWPGAQLLNNQALKFSCPNNADDNKRNTGSMNRTVVSLLRGNEEKHQSRYSNTIETISSEKVDKQEEMQNLHSKAGQDAVQLLSNEKSPFLPGKLLDYVEVHKVNQDGALSVLLKHKENSGKTEKYNNPGISKEYTKVSRVVDSNLLVLIPDARVQPTPVFQEPPQEPAQSLQQDQAEKNMSYCLTAPIECKNQTGGLDYMDPSSFMCSFN; from the exons ATGCAGCAAAATTTGATGTTACCGGTTCAGTTTACTTTGTTGCTTTTTCTGAACATGGTGTATTTGAATG GACAGTCACCTCCTGGAAAACCTGAGGTACTTAGATGTCGTTCACCGGAAAAAGAAACCCTTGCTTGCTGGTGGAAACCTGGTTCTGATGGAGGACTCCCTACCAACTACACTCTGCTCTACAACAAGGAAGG AGAAGAACAAATCAATGAATGTCTGGACTACAGAACAGCAGGTCCCAATTCCTGTTACTTTGATAAAAAGCACACCAGTCTGTGGACGACTTATAACATCACTGTCAGGGCAACTAATGAGCTGGGAACTAACATCTCTGATCCTCATTATGTGGATGTGGCCTCCATAG TTCAGCCAACTGCTCCTGTGGACCTCTCTCTAGAAGTAAAACAAACAGCTGGCATATTGTACCTGTGGGCAAAATGGTCTCCACCCCCATTAATCAATGTCAGACCAAGGTGGCTAATACTCTATTATGAGTTACGACTTAAACCGGAGGGAAAGGAAGAGTGGCAG ACTATTTTTGTTGGACAGCAAACCCAATACAAGGTGCTCAAATTGTATCCTGGATTGAAATACGTTGTACAGGTCCGCTGCATACCAGACCGTGGAGAATGGAGTGAATGGAGTTTAGAGAGTTACATTCGGATCCCCAAAG GGCAATCAGCTCCTGGAAAGCCGGAAATAATGAGGTGTCGCTCTCCAGAAAAGGAAACTTTTACTTGCTGGTGGAAGCCTGGCTCAGATGGAGGACTTCCAACCAACTACACTCTGAACTACTACAAGGAAGG AGAAGAACTAATCAATGAATGTCCAGATTACAAAACAGCTGGCCCCAATTCCTGCTACTTTGATAAAAAGCATACCTCACTCTGGACAATATATAATATCACTGTAAAGGCAACCAACAGGATGGGAAGTAGCATTTCTGATCCTCATTATGTGGATGTGACTTATATAG TGCAGCCAGACCCTCCTATGAACGTGATCCCAGCAGTAGGAATACAAGATGGAAAACCGTATCTGCTTGTGAAATGGTCTCCCCCTCCATTGGCTGATGTCAGATCGGGTTGGCTTACTCTTATATATGAGTTGCGACTAAAAACAGAAGGGGAAGAGTGGGAG aCTTTTTTAGTTGGACAACAAACACAATATAAGATATTTAGTTTAAATCCTGGAAATAAGTACATAGTACAGGTTCACTGCAAACCAGACCATCACGGAGCCTGGAGTGAATGGAGCCAAGAAAAGTATATTCAGCTTCCCAGTG ACTTCAGAATGAAGGATCTGATCGTATGGATCTTTGTGGGCCTATTGTCATCTGTCATTTGTTTAATCATGATTTGGATGATGGTTTTAAAAGGCTATAG tATGGTATCCTGCATCCTGCCTCCGGTTCCAGGGCCAAAGATAAAAGGCTTTGATACGCATCTGCTAGAG ACAGGGAAATCTGAGGAACTACTGAGCGCTCTTGgctgccagggtttccctccaACGTCAAACTCTCAGGACCTGCTGATAGAATTCCTGGAGGTAGATGACAGCGAGGATCAGCAGCTCATGCCAAGTCATGACAAGGGTCATTCCAGTAAAAATATGAAGTTGGTGCACAAGGAAATGGACAGTGATTCAGGACGAGGGAGCTGCGAcagcccttccctgctgtctgagAGATGCAGGGAAGCCAGAATCCCTGCACCAGCATTTCAGACACCAAATACTGGTGAAATTCAAGaaaattttgcaaaaaataacAGGTGGGAAATGCAGAGCACAAAGGTAGAAGGGAACGTACTCTGTTCTAACACTAGTAGTCCAAAATCATCGACGTGGCCTGGAGCTCAACTACTGAACAATCAGGCTCTGAAATTCTCCTGCCCCAACAATGCAGATGACAATAAGAGGAACACTGGTTCCATGAACAGGACTGTTGTGTCACTGTTAAGGGGAAATGAAGAAAAGCATCAATCGCGATATTCTAACACCATTGAAACTATCAGTTCGGAAAAAGTGGATAAACAGGAGGAAATGCAGAATTTGCATTCCAAAGCTGGGCAAGATGCCGTGCAGTTGCTATCCAATGAGAAGTCACCTTTTTTGCCTGGTAAACTACTGGATTATGTAGAGGTTCACAAAGTCAACCAGGATGGGGCACTTTCAGTATTACTGAAACACAAAGAAAACAGTggcaaaactgaaaaatataatAACCCTGGAATAAGCAAAGAATATACAAAGGTCTCAAGAGTTGTAGACAGCAACCTTCTAGTACTGATACCAGATGCAAGAGTTCAGCCCACACCTGTGTTTCAAGAACCTCCACAAGAACCTGCTCAGAGCCTTCAACAGGatcaagcagaaaaaaatatgagCTATTGTCTTACAGCACCAATAGAGTGCAAAAACCAGACTGGTGGGCTAGACTACATGGATCCATCTTCTTTTATGTGTTCCTTTAACTAA